The Methylacidimicrobium sp. B4 genome contains a region encoding:
- a CDS encoding LOG family protein — protein MTEKKSASYSTGEPALDQKIAELLEAAGIRSGQREYFEMVATAIRFARQGTTPGDIRMINQAFKEIRYADAVFQPYRGVKKVTIFGSARLAPDTPDWRMARSFAEQIAKAGFMVLTGGGDGIMGAAQLGAGKEMSFGLNIRLPCEQRPNEVIEGDRKLIFFRYFFTRKLHFVKESHAIALFPGGFGTMDECFEALTLMQTGKAPIVPVVFIDYPGGSYWSAFQEFLRKELLSRGLIAEQDFHLFTFTDELEEATREIERFYYNFHSYRFVGDLLALRIHRAPDDSTLAAIERDFEDIVARPGSFSRTGALPPEANEPELLSLPRLCFPFDRRSYGRLRQLIDRLNAF, from the coding sequence ATGACGGAAAAAAAAAGCGCGAGCTATTCCACGGGCGAGCCCGCGCTGGATCAGAAGATCGCCGAGCTGCTCGAAGCGGCAGGCATCCGCAGCGGCCAGAGAGAGTATTTCGAGATGGTGGCGACGGCGATCCGCTTCGCCCGCCAGGGTACCACACCCGGCGACATCCGGATGATCAACCAGGCCTTCAAGGAGATCCGGTATGCCGACGCCGTCTTCCAACCCTACCGGGGAGTCAAGAAGGTGACGATCTTTGGCTCGGCCCGCCTCGCTCCTGACACCCCAGACTGGCGGATGGCCCGGAGCTTCGCCGAGCAGATCGCCAAGGCGGGCTTCATGGTCTTGACGGGGGGCGGCGATGGGATCATGGGTGCGGCCCAGCTTGGAGCCGGAAAGGAGATGAGCTTCGGGCTCAACATCCGCCTTCCCTGCGAGCAGCGTCCGAACGAGGTGATCGAAGGCGACCGGAAGCTGATCTTCTTTCGCTACTTCTTTACTCGGAAGCTCCACTTCGTCAAAGAATCCCACGCCATCGCCCTCTTCCCCGGCGGCTTCGGAACGATGGATGAATGCTTCGAGGCCCTTACACTCATGCAGACGGGCAAGGCCCCCATCGTCCCGGTGGTCTTCATCGACTACCCGGGTGGCTCCTATTGGAGCGCCTTCCAGGAGTTCCTGCGTAAGGAGCTGCTCTCCCGCGGGCTGATTGCCGAGCAGGACTTTCACCTCTTTACCTTCACCGATGAGCTGGAGGAGGCGACCCGGGAGATCGAGCGGTTCTACTACAACTTCCACTCCTACCGGTTCGTGGGGGACCTCCTGGCCCTGCGCATCCATCGCGCGCCCGACGACTCGACGCTTGCGGCGATCGAGCGGGATTTCGAGGACATCGTGGCCAGGCCCGGCTCCTTTTCGAGGACCGGAGCCCTGCCGCCTGAGGCCAACGAACCGGAGCTGCTCTCCCTCCCGCGGCTCTGCTTTCCCTTCGACCGCAGATCCTATGGGCGGCTGCGGCAACTGATCGACCGGCTCAATGCATTTTGA
- a CDS encoding response regulator transcription factor, with protein MELVHQSPLPVVLLRWPTETRQETALLSRLRRLPWWVPIVALAERDEPEARREALERGADFLLSLRGSEEELRAILKSLGRRCGRSSAVAVDSLPLVLDRQKRLLRRGERAVVLTPTEFAIASYLFRHAGRIVLIEELAAQLRRRRPGKAASPRLLHAHLANLRRKLSHSVTGILLRPVRGKGLLLEWPPGSPRRA; from the coding sequence ATGGAGCTCGTCCATCAGTCCCCTCTTCCGGTCGTCCTGCTCCGGTGGCCGACAGAGACGCGACAGGAAACGGCCCTCCTCTCCCGCCTGCGCAGGCTGCCCTGGTGGGTTCCGATCGTGGCGTTGGCGGAAAGGGACGAGCCCGAGGCGCGAAGGGAGGCGCTGGAGAGGGGAGCAGATTTCCTCCTGTCCCTCCGAGGCTCCGAGGAGGAGCTCCGGGCGATCCTGAAAAGCCTCGGGCGCCGGTGTGGGCGGAGCTCGGCGGTGGCCGTCGACTCGCTCCCTTTGGTTTTGGATCGCCAGAAGCGGCTCTTGCGGAGGGGAGAGCGAGCAGTGGTCCTCACCCCTACCGAGTTTGCGATCGCCAGCTACCTCTTCCGACATGCCGGGCGCATCGTCCTCATCGAGGAGCTGGCCGCGCAGCTGCGTCGCCGACGCCCGGGAAAAGCAGCGTCGCCGCGCCTCCTGCACGCCCACTTGGCCAACCTGCGAAGGAAGCTGAGCCACTCCGTTACGGGGATTCTGCTGCGACCCGTTCGGGGGAAGGGGCTTCTGTTGGAGTGGCCCCCTGGGAGCCCGCGGAGGGCGTAG
- a CDS encoding HAD family hydrolase translates to MSQPIGTILLDWSGTLADDLPFVHRAANQVLTLYRKPTMTIEEFRERFFLPLRDFYQTILPEVPLETLDRFYHAAFRFFRPRIPLLPHAADFLEFCRTRGLRMILLSTIQKDHFLDQAGRHGILDYFAEIHTEVVDKRVTLSQLREERGFTPRDAIFLGDMVHDIEAAHAAGILSGALLTGYDTRAKLEAARPSFLFADLAEARSFLEENRKSPA, encoded by the coding sequence GTGAGCCAGCCCATTGGCACGATCCTGCTCGACTGGTCCGGAACCCTGGCCGACGACCTGCCCTTCGTCCATCGGGCGGCCAACCAGGTGCTCACCCTCTACCGGAAGCCGACCATGACTATCGAAGAGTTCCGGGAGCGTTTTTTTCTTCCGCTGCGCGATTTCTACCAGACGATCCTTCCGGAAGTTCCCTTGGAGACCCTCGATCGCTTTTACCATGCCGCCTTCCGCTTCTTCCGTCCGCGGATCCCCCTCTTACCCCACGCTGCCGACTTCCTTGAGTTCTGCCGCACCCGGGGCTTGCGGATGATCCTCCTGAGCACGATTCAAAAGGACCACTTCCTGGATCAGGCCGGACGGCACGGAATCCTCGACTACTTCGCCGAGATCCATACGGAGGTCGTCGACAAGCGCGTGACCCTCTCCCAGCTGCGGGAAGAGCGGGGGTTCACGCCGCGGGACGCGATCTTCTTGGGCGACATGGTCCATGACATTGAAGCGGCTCATGCGGCCGGCATCCTTTCTGGAGCGCTCCTGACCGGCTACGACACCCGCGCCAAGCTCGAGGCGGCTCGCCCGAGCTTTCTCTTCGCCGACCTGGCTGAAGCGCGAAGCTTCCTCGAGGAGAACCGGAAGAGTCCCGCTTGA
- a CDS encoding bifunctional homocysteine S-methyltransferase/methylenetetrahydrofolate reductase, producing MANLLERLSQRLLLGDGALGTYLYSLGLPRRYCLEEANLSRPDLVRRAHADYREAGSGLLRTNTTGANRASLGRFGLEERVGEINRRGVELAREAAGQGECFLAGSVGPVWLRAWEGNLSPEERRSLYREQITALLEAGCDVILLETFTELLEATLALSVAQEVGAPLVAVSLAVFEEGRLGNGDTLASGIASLRQSSARIVGIGASCGILASLHLLEGIELHAGEFLCAFPNAGKPEFYEGRLTYSASPEYFAASVERFVEEGVHLLGGDYGTSPRHIAAMAPELARLRPRREKPRRLRLPVVEVAREAEPPKIEEESLVDRCKRKPVAMVELDSPRTLSMDKFLEGVRALEKAGADALTLADNSLAILRVSNLAAAVAAQRCARLQTVLHLACRDRNLLGLQSELMGLSVLGFRHVLALTGDPAKAGDHPGATSVYDLNSLGLIKLIAKLNAGVSAAGRDLKAKTNFVVGCAFNPNSVQFDSQVRKLESKIAAGAQYTMTQPVFDAELVRKSAERLKPLGIPVFVGIMPVLNFRNAEFLHNEVPGISIPEGLRERLRYLDGPKATEVGLEAARALAEAVLERFGGIYLITPFTRYDLSVRLLEELF from the coding sequence ATGGCAAATTTATTAGAACGGCTCTCCCAGCGGCTCCTTCTGGGCGACGGCGCTCTCGGAACCTACCTCTATTCGCTCGGGCTGCCTCGCCGCTACTGCCTCGAAGAGGCGAACTTGAGTCGTCCGGATCTGGTGCGGCGCGCCCACGCCGACTACCGGGAGGCAGGGTCGGGACTCCTCCGGACCAACACGACAGGGGCCAACCGCGCGAGCCTGGGCCGGTTCGGCCTCGAGGAGAGGGTGGGCGAGATCAACCGGAGAGGGGTCGAGCTCGCCCGAGAGGCTGCCGGCCAAGGGGAGTGCTTCCTTGCCGGAAGTGTTGGCCCGGTCTGGCTCCGCGCCTGGGAGGGAAACCTCTCTCCGGAGGAGCGGCGCTCCCTTTATCGGGAGCAGATCACGGCACTGCTGGAGGCGGGTTGCGACGTCATTCTTCTGGAGACCTTCACCGAGCTTCTCGAAGCAACGCTTGCGCTCTCGGTCGCCCAGGAGGTTGGGGCTCCGCTCGTCGCGGTCTCGCTCGCGGTCTTCGAGGAGGGCCGGCTCGGCAACGGCGACACCCTCGCCTCGGGCATCGCCTCGCTCCGCCAATCGAGCGCCCGGATTGTCGGCATCGGGGCAAGCTGCGGGATCTTGGCCTCGCTCCATCTGCTCGAGGGGATCGAGCTGCATGCGGGGGAGTTTCTCTGTGCGTTCCCCAATGCGGGAAAGCCCGAGTTCTACGAAGGACGACTCACCTATTCGGCGAGCCCCGAATATTTCGCCGCGAGCGTCGAGCGCTTCGTCGAGGAGGGGGTCCATCTGCTGGGAGGGGATTATGGGACGAGCCCGCGGCACATCGCGGCGATGGCGCCCGAGCTCGCTCGCCTTCGGCCCCGCCGCGAGAAGCCGCGGCGGCTCCGCCTTCCCGTGGTCGAGGTGGCCAGGGAGGCAGAGCCTCCCAAGATCGAAGAGGAGAGCCTTGTGGACCGGTGCAAGCGGAAGCCGGTCGCCATGGTCGAGCTCGATTCGCCTCGAACGCTTTCCATGGACAAGTTCCTCGAAGGGGTTCGTGCCCTGGAGAAGGCGGGGGCCGACGCGCTCACGCTGGCCGACAACTCGCTGGCCATCCTCCGCGTCAGCAATCTCGCGGCGGCCGTGGCGGCCCAGCGCTGCGCCCGGCTCCAGACGGTCCTCCACCTCGCCTGCCGCGATCGGAACCTGCTCGGCCTCCAGTCGGAGCTCATGGGGTTGTCGGTGCTCGGCTTCCGCCACGTGCTCGCCCTGACCGGAGATCCTGCCAAGGCGGGTGACCATCCTGGTGCAACCTCGGTCTACGACCTTAACTCTCTGGGGCTAATCAAGTTAATTGCGAAGCTCAACGCAGGGGTCTCCGCCGCAGGGCGCGACCTCAAGGCGAAGACCAACTTCGTGGTCGGCTGCGCCTTCAACCCCAACTCGGTGCAGTTCGATTCACAGGTACGCAAGCTCGAGTCGAAGATCGCCGCCGGCGCGCAATACACCATGACCCAGCCGGTCTTCGACGCGGAGCTGGTCCGCAAGAGTGCGGAGCGTCTCAAGCCATTGGGCATCCCGGTCTTCGTCGGGATCATGCCGGTGCTCAACTTCCGCAACGCCGAGTTCCTGCACAACGAGGTGCCGGGGATTTCGATCCCCGAAGGGCTGCGGGAGCGGCTACGGTATCTCGACGGGCCAAAGGCCACGGAGGTGGGGCTGGAAGCCGCGCGCGCGCTCGCGGAGGCGGTGCTCGAGCGGTTCGGCGGGATCTATCTGATTACCCCGTTCACACGCTACGACCTCTCCGTCCGGCTCCTCGAGGAGCTTTTTTGA
- a CDS encoding lipocalin-like domain-containing protein, with amino-acid sequence MRSRLAANALLLLALLWDAGSGRAAVAEGWAFAEHPWSWSFPRDHGNHSDFQIEWWYLTGNLSSPTGAAYGFELTLFRRGLFREPPQGASRWKIRDLFFGHFAISDLGANEFFFAERADRGALGEAGSAEGKMEVWVGDWRIEQRPEGSLRVHAAERGKKLDLSLLPRKPPVLHGERGLSRKADEPGAASYYYSFTRLETQGTIEEGKKTLSLRGTSWFDHEFSSSTLGKDQVGWDWFALQLDSGEELMLYGLRKKDGSIDTTAGGSWIEPDGTRRGLRYGEFTLERLGLWKSPHTGARYPAGWRIRVPSLGLEVEVRPRMADQELDLHALGEIAYWEGAVRVSGTRGAQPLHGVGYMELTGYAGAPLH; translated from the coding sequence ATGCGCTCCCGCCTTGCGGCAAACGCCCTCCTCCTGCTGGCCCTCCTTTGGGACGCGGGCTCTGGGCGAGCCGCTGTGGCCGAGGGCTGGGCCTTTGCGGAGCATCCGTGGAGCTGGAGCTTCCCCCGGGATCATGGCAACCATTCCGACTTTCAGATCGAGTGGTGGTACCTGACCGGCAATCTCTCCTCTCCCACCGGGGCGGCTTACGGCTTCGAGCTCACCCTCTTTCGGCGCGGCCTCTTCCGAGAGCCACCGCAAGGCGCGAGCCGGTGGAAGATCCGGGATCTCTTCTTCGGCCATTTCGCAATCAGCGACCTGGGGGCCAATGAGTTCTTCTTTGCGGAGCGGGCCGACCGGGGGGCGCTCGGGGAGGCGGGGAGTGCTGAGGGGAAGATGGAGGTCTGGGTCGGAGACTGGCGAATCGAGCAGCGGCCCGAAGGCTCGCTCCGGGTCCATGCCGCGGAGAGGGGCAAGAAGCTCGATCTTTCGCTCCTCCCCCGCAAGCCTCCGGTGCTCCACGGAGAGCGAGGCCTGAGCCGGAAGGCCGACGAGCCGGGAGCCGCCTCCTACTACTACTCCTTCACCCGGCTCGAGACCCAGGGGACGATCGAGGAGGGGAAAAAGACCCTCTCGCTCCGTGGCACGAGCTGGTTTGATCATGAGTTCAGCTCGAGCACCCTGGGCAAGGACCAGGTTGGATGGGACTGGTTCGCGCTCCAGCTCGATTCAGGCGAGGAGCTGATGCTCTACGGTCTCCGGAAGAAGGACGGCTCGATCGACACGACCGCCGGTGGGAGCTGGATCGAACCGGACGGAACCCGGAGGGGGCTCCGCTACGGGGAGTTTACGCTCGAGCGGCTTGGGCTCTGGAAGAGCCCCCACACCGGGGCGCGCTATCCGGCGGGGTGGCGGATCCGGGTGCCTTCGCTCGGGTTGGAGGTCGAAGTCCGCCCCCGCATGGCCGATCAGGAGCTCGATCTCCATGCGCTCGGGGAGATCGCCTACTGGGAGGGAGCGGTCCGGGTTTCCGGTACCCGCGGGGCACAGCCGCTCCACGGGGTTGGCTACATGGAGCTCACCGGCTACGCGGGCGCGCCGCTCCACTAA
- a CDS encoding L,D-transpeptidase, protein MHFELGDRSTPSSAPEGIWLHVSVWEQKVRVLRGKEPVWEAPVSTALLGCGEEPESHQTPRGWHFVCEKIGEGFPLGTEFRGRRPTGFLWTPDAPFFEQSLILTRILWLAGMEPHNLTTRERFVYFHGTNREDAIGKPMSKGCICLRNEEMVELFEHVSVGTRVLIEEGGNRW, encoded by the coding sequence ATGCATTTTGAACTCGGGGACCGATCCACCCCTTCCTCCGCACCGGAAGGGATCTGGCTGCATGTCTCGGTCTGGGAGCAGAAGGTGCGCGTCCTGCGCGGCAAGGAGCCGGTCTGGGAAGCTCCGGTGAGCACCGCCCTTCTCGGCTGCGGAGAGGAGCCGGAGAGCCACCAGACGCCTCGCGGATGGCACTTCGTCTGCGAAAAGATCGGAGAGGGCTTCCCGCTGGGCACCGAGTTTCGCGGACGACGGCCGACCGGATTCCTCTGGACCCCCGACGCTCCCTTTTTCGAGCAGAGCCTGATCCTCACCCGTATCCTCTGGCTGGCGGGAATGGAGCCGCACAACCTGACCACCCGCGAGCGCTTCGTCTATTTCCACGGCACCAACCGCGAGGACGCGATCGGAAAACCCATGAGCAAGGGCTGCATCTGCCTGCGGAACGAGGAGATGGTCGAGCTCTTCGAGCATGTCTCGGTCGGGACGCGGGTCTTGATCGAGGAAGGAGGCAACCGCTGGTGA